One Capra hircus breed San Clemente chromosome 3, ASM170441v1, whole genome shotgun sequence genomic window, AGCTGAGAGATCTTACATGAAATAGTCCAGCCTTTCTAACAAGGGTACACTCTGTTTTCTTCTGGGACCATTGGTTTAAAGAGTTTTCGTTTTCTGAGGACAAAAATCGCATGATAGAATTCTTAGTGCCCAGAACACAGGATGGTAACAGCCTCACACTTTTCTTCTCTCTAATGGAACAGCCAATATAAACTGTCAATATTCAAGGATGATTCCTCTGCTGAGGAACAATCTAATTGGTGAAGGTGGGGCTCTCTTGCCCGCTCTGGCTGGAGAGATACCCTGACCCTGGGTACCTACAGGCGGTGAGGGCTGGGAGTACAGAGCAAGAGACTGATCTCCCAGGAAAAAGCACTGGCCACGTTCCAGTGTCTTCAGAAACACCTGCACCATTTAGATGGTTGGGATTGTGTGAATGAGGGTGTTTGGAGGTGGGCATGTGTTGAAACCACACAGAGTGATTGTCAATCTGCCTGTCTGTGTATTTCCTCAGGAGATGTTTCCTCTTAGACAATACACTTGtcaattttctttgcaaaaagTCTCATCACTGCTGTACACTGGGAAGGAGATTTGCTATGAAGAATTTGTTCATATACTGGAGAATCTACAAAGCAGGTAACTGACCATTGTGTATTCTCTCTGAGCTACATGCAGCAACAAAAAGGAGGAAGTAACACAAGTTTCTGGTGAGAAAAGACACTTTATTGTTTCTTGGGTTGTCTGGAGGCCTCTGGACTCACTTATTTCCCCCAGAACAGAGCTCCTCTCCATGGCTGTGGTTGTGATAGTCTGAGGCTATGTCCGCCAGCAAGGACAGGAACTCAGAAAAGTCAATCTTCTGGTCCTTATTCTTGTCCTTTTTCTCAAAGATATTGGACAAGTAATCTCTGCCCCTTTTCTCCTGtgggaaaaaacacaaaacaaggcAAACTCAGCCCCATGAGAGTGATGagctgggagaagaggaagaggcagagacagagaaatgagggcccagcacagcccaaaggtGTCTGGTGTGGCATTGAGGAGTGGAGATGAGGGATGAGGTAGGGACATTGACATTGCCTTGCAGTTCAACAGAGAGTCCTTCCCCAAATGTGAACTTGGATGAGAGATTCACATGGTGAGCAGACTCTGCCCTGAGTTGCCCTGATCAGTGCGCTAGTGGGTGGTCTCCAGCCCCAGACCACCCCCTCAACCCCCTACCAGGCTGAACCTACCTAAGTTCTGCTCCGGGACTCGGATAAACCATGTGCTGGGCTcagcctgtctgactctttatgactccatgaactgtggcccaccgggCTCATCTattcatggagattctccaggcaagaatacccgagtgggtagcctatcccttctccaggggaacttcctgacccaggaatcaaaccggggtctcctgtataGGATTCGTAACCAGTTGAACTACCAGAAAAGCCCCAAATAAGCCCTACTCATATGTAGATATAACCATATCACTGTgttgcatacctgaaactaacacaacattataactATACTATAACTATATATTATAACTGTATTATtgactatacttcagttaaataaataaataattaataaattccATCCTTGTCATCTTCAACCTAACCCTTCTctcctattttctctttttggccTCCAGGATCCTACATGCTCTGAGTTCCCTTTTCTTACTTACCTAACCTCTTTGTTACCTAGTAGCCTCTTTTTgggggggagaaggaaatggcaacccacttcagtgttcttggctggagaatcccagggacgggggagcctggtgggctgccgtctatggggtcgcaaagagtcggacacaactgaagcgacttagctgcagtagcagcagcaacctctTTTTTCTTGTAATTCATTCAGAATATTCTAATCGTTGAGTTAAAGCAGGTCAGCAAATGAGTTATGCATTGTAAACGGAGGGGTTAAATTCTGTCAGTAGTACACTTATACAGAAAGCAACCTAGTTGTTCCAGAGGTGAGAGGGATAGGTGGAGCGGCAAGGTAGGGGAAGGGAATtaacaggtacaaactactaggtataaaaaaaaagacagagagataAAAAGATGTAAAGTACAGCATAGAAGATATTATCAATGTTCTATAATAACTTtgatggagtataatctataaaaatatcaaatcactatgttgtatacttgaaccaacacattgtaaatcaaatatatttttagataaataaataaaattttgttcctATTAAAAATATTCTGCCAATGATGGAATTTCTGTCACCTTCCCTCTGATCTCAAGAACCCTAAGGGGTGCTGCTACAGCCTCTCAGGGTGTGAGCAGAAGAGTTTGAGTTTACAGAAGGTGGGACAGGTGAGAGGGGACCCATCCACTGCCCTCCGGTTGTAGCCCTTTTTGATAACTTATCATCGACTACTTGTATCCACACATTTTCCTACTTTGCCACATACGTCATCTCTTTACCCCCTGATAGAGGACGGGATAGGAAGTTCTATGAGGcccttttgcagatgagaaagcgAGGATCAGGGAATGAgagtgacttgtccaaagtcacccaGGAAGGGCCCTCAGTCACGCCAGGACCCCGCCACCACGGGGGGCCGGGACCCCTCGCCATGGGGGACCAGAAGCCCACTCACACAGGCACTGAGGAAGTTGGGGAAGTTctccttcagcagctgcagcagggcCTCCTTCTCGATGGTGTCATCGGGTCCCGAGTGTTTGTGAAACAGGTCGATCAAGGCTGAAATGGCCTGCTCCAGCTGAGAGCCGCTCATCTTGGCTTCCAGAGAGCTGCTGGAAGAGGGGTCAGTGACCTTTTGTGTCCTTCCCCAGGGGAGGGTCCCCAAGATCAGACACCTGGATGGGGGCTGAGCAGCCAGCGCAGCGCGGCTCAGATGGGACAGAAGAAACTGCTTCTCTGCATGCTGGGAGGAGAGGCTGAGGAGCAGGAGGGCGTGCCCAGGCGTGGGCCTGGGTCCCCACAGCTCAGGGCGTGAGGAGGTGAAGGAGACCGGCAGACTCCTCTGTGGGGAggcccacagcatgtggaagcAGAGACGGGGGGCAGCCCCAGTGAGAAGACTGGGCCTGAGGCGGGACGCAGCAACCAGAGCCGTGGAGGAGCCCACCCCCCAAAACAGCAGCAAATCCATCTCCTCCAGGTTCAGCGTCAGGGTCAGAGTCTCGGGGGCAGGACAGTGTCCCCTCTGATCTGGTCTGAGCCTCCTGGGCTGCTTCCGGAAGACCCCCTAGAAGCCCACCTGGACCATGAAGCAAGCCTACAATAAGTGGGCAGAAATGCAGTCCTGTCCTGAGCCCTGGTGGGGGGCTTCCTGTCCCACCcctgagagaggaagagggactGGGGATCAGAATCAGCTGGGATTTTGAAGTGAAAGGACATACACAACTCAGTTCTAGGCTGTTGGGTGGAATGTGGGAGATGGAGGTCCGTCCGCTTTTCTGTTACTGGGCACTATCTGCACCTCCGAGGCCTGACCTCATTAAAATAAAGAGAACGTCTGACTTCCCTAAGCAGGTTCTTTTCCCAGCAGTCAGAGGTCTGGGCTGCCCTGGACCCCAGCAGAGAAACGGGACAGAGCAGCCCTCCCATGCCAGACTTCCCTCAGCAGCCAGGACATGACCCTGCGTCACGCGTGTCAATATCTAAGACAAACCCCACTGCCTTCTGATGGAGGAGAAAGAGCCCACTGTTCTGTCAGTAAGAGGACCCACCCAAGGCCTCTGTCAAT contains:
- the LOC102191570 gene encoding protein S100-A7, whose product is MSGSQLEQAISALIDLFHKHSGPDDTIEKEALLQLLKENFPNFLSACEKRGRDYLSNIFEKKDKNKDQKIDFSEFLSLLADIASDYHNHSHGEELCSGGNK